One genomic region from Kwoniella dejecticola CBS 10117 chromosome 1, complete sequence encodes:
- a CDS encoding diphthamide biosynthesis protein 2, with product MSDAFSTPAEHALTHPELEQVLDNAVAGPSSMGDGNEGLSIEEAFEVDKTVRRILEGGYKTIGLQFPDELLPSSVAVYRAIQTRIRDQGAQAYVLADSTYGNCCPDVLSCLHLPADFLVHYGHACLTPTDALPVFYVFPRRKLDISHAITEFTDASREDLSEEGGKKGVIVVWDVAFDWLADQIKEKFTQSLPCPVNFATIQKPSTSSDKAVDVKGKAPALRTIDPPEGLRLDDCVLWYIGEEGRSSINLQMTHANNPLYIYSPSSSAVTNLHRQTSKLLSRRLFALHQAMSADVFGLIVSNIGLRSSQPLLKQLREDLKRAKKKSYTLSVGRLNPAKLANFSEIECFVLVGCNEGGLVDNTKDFLQPIITPWELELALQGVKHIWDPAKWTLDLGKVLEEAQERNEHEKGANGNGMGDDENASADGKESDGDPHFSLVTGKMRSKKTFHSATDSTEIPNEGIQALTLRNQNFDLARLESAGSNFLASREFKGLEPRYGMDEPSLLEEGRSGVARGYTEEK from the exons ATGTCAGACGCCTTTTCGACACCTGCCGAACACGCTCTGACTCATCCGGAATTAGAACAAGTCCTTGATAATGCCGTAGCTGGACCTAGTTCGATGGGAGATGGAAACGAGGGATTATCGATTGAAGAAGCTTTCGAAGTTGATAAGACTGTCCGACGGATCTTGGAGGGCGGATATAAGACTATAGGATTACAGTTTCCGGACGAACTTCTTCCGTCGTCCGTAGCTGTGTATCGGGCTATACAGACGCGGATACGGGATCAGGGGGCACAGGCGTATGTCCTGGCGGATAGTACATATGGAAA CTGTTGTCCGGACGTGTTGAGCTGTTTGCACCTCCCTGCTGATTTCTTAGTACACTACGGACATGCTTGTCTGACGCC GACCGACGCCTTACCTGTATTCTACGTATTTCCTAGACGCAAGCTCGATATATCCCATGCCATCACTGAATTTACCGATGCGAGTAGAGAGGATCTaagcgaagaagggggcAAGAAGGGCGTTATTGTGGTGTGGGATGTGGCGTTTGATTGGCTAGCGG ACcaaatcaaggagaagtTCACGCAAAGCCTTCCTTGCCCTGTCAATTTCGCCACGATACAAAAACCTTCTACGTCCTCTGACAAAGCCGTAGAtgtcaaagggaaagcgCCTGCTTTGAGGACCATCGACCCTCCTGAGGGTCTACGATTGGACGACTGTGTCCTCTGGTATatcggcgaagaaggtcgaaGTAGTATCAACCTACAGATGACTCATGCCAACAATCCC CTATACATATACTCcccctcctcgtccgccgTCACCAATCTACATCGCCAAACATCCAAACTCCTCTCTCGCCGCTTGTTCGCCTTGCACCAAGCCATGAGCGCCGACGTCTTCGGCCTGATAGTCTCCAACATAGGTCTGCGATCATCGCAGCCCCTACTAAAACAACTGCGCGAGGACCTGAAACGagcaaagaagaaatcgtaTACCCTTTCTGTCGGCAGATTGAACCCTGCGAAATTGGCAAATTTCTCGGAAATAGAATGCTTCGTCTTAGTCGGCTGTAACGAAGGTGGGCTAGTGGATAATACGAAAGATTTCTTACAGCCCATTATCACCCCGTgggaattggaattggcgTTACAGGGGGTGAAACATATTTGGGATCCGGCGAAATGGACTTTGGACCTGGGTAAAGTccttgaag AGGCGCAAGAACGCAATGAACATGAGAAAGGTGCGAATGGCAATGGGATGGGAGATGACGAGAACGCGAGCGCCGATGGTAAAGAAAGCGATGGAGATCCGCATTTCTCGTTGGTTACAGGGAAGATGCGGAGTAAGAAGACGTTCCATAGTGCGACTGACTCAACCGAAA TACCCAACGAAGGCATACAAGCGTTGACTCTGCGGAATCAAAATTTCGACTTGGCAAGACTGGAATCTGCCGGAAGCAATTTCCTGGCTTCGAGAGAATTTAAAGGTCTCGAGCCGAGATATGGGATGGACGAGCCGAGCTTACTAGAAGAGGGCAGGAGTGGAGTCGCCAGAGGATATACGGAGGAGAAGTAG